A DNA window from Aspergillus nidulans FGSC A4 chromosome V contains the following coding sequences:
- a CDS encoding DNA-dependent ATPase RAD54 (transcript_id=CADANIAT00003558), with protein MTNSSGQPRRSSHTSHKRTSALKSSQLSRSRSRKSCLSYKCLIVEASRVSASSNSIDRLSKPFKCPGSATPTRASDKPARKRRKVNYAGADGSIDDNSVKPYTNEERLALATRDVNRFPVFKAKDKDVAFKQKFKVPLINKSTGTYDSSRPAPTLGMRQGASFVVKPLHDPSGEFAIVLYDPTVDDIDEVKPEKQDNDASDKIQKLDEPIVHKSLADILGLKKKVENRPKVPVVIDPRLAKVLRPHQVQFLYRCTTGMIDRNAHGCIMADGMGLGKTLQCISLMWTLLKQSPEAGKTTIQKCIIACPSSLVGNWANELGKWLGKDTITPFAVDGKASKTELTSQLKQWAISSGRSIVRPVLIVSYETLRMYVDTLKDSPIGLLLCDEGHRLKNKESLTWTALNSLNVQRRVILSGTPIQNDLSEYFALLNFANPDLLGSQNEFRKRFEIPILKGRDAAGTEEDRKKGDERLAELSSIVNKFIIRRTNDILSKYLPVKYEHVVFCNLSQFQLDLYKHFIDSPEIKSLLRGKGSQPLKAIGILKKLCNHPDLLNLSTDLPGCEHAFPDDYVPVEARGRDRDVRPWYSGKMMVLDRMLARIRQDTNDKIVLISNYTQTLDLFEKLCRSRAYGCLRLDGTMNVKKRQKLVDKFNDPDGEEFVFLLSSKAGGCGLNLIGANRLVLFDPDWNPAADQQALARVWRDGQKKDCFVYRFIATGSIEEKIFQRQSHKQSLSSCVVDSAEDVERHFSLDSLRELFQFKPGTTSDTHDTFKCKRCRADGTQYIKAPAMLYGDTSSWNHFVNTGEKGPLNQIQDLLIRQETQERDVSAVFQYISH; from the exons ATGACGAATAGTAGTGGACAACCACGCAGGAGTTCACATACCTCGCACAAGAGAACTAGTGCTCTCAAATCGAGTCAACTGTCGAG GAGCAGGTCAAGAaagagctgcctctcctaTAAAT GCCTAATCGTTGAAG CATCGCGCGTCAGCGCATCCTCGAACTCCATCGACCGCCTCTCGAAACCTTTCAAATGCCCTGGATCAGCTACACCAACTAGGGCTTCGGATAAGCCTGCAAGAAAACGAAGGAAGGTGAATTACGCCGGGGCCGATGGAAGTATCGACGACAATAGCGTTAAACCATATACCAATGAAGAACGCCTTGCGCTTGCCACTCGGGACGTCAACAGATTTCCTGTCTTCAAGGCGAAGGACAAAGACGTAGCGTTCAAGCAAAAGTTCAAAGTGCCTTTGATAAATAAGTCGACCGGCACGTACGACAGCTCGCGACCCGCCCCAACCCTGGGGATGAGGCAGGGTGCCTCATTTGTGGTAAAACCTTTGCATGACCCAAGTGGAGAGTTTGCGATTGTCCTCTACGACCCAAccgttgatgatatcgatgaggTCAAGCCCGAGAAACAGGATAATGATGCCAGTGATAAGATTCAGAAGCTGGATGAGCCTATCGTGCATAAGAGCTTGGCGGATATCCTTGGGCTTAAGAAGAAAGTGGAAAACCGTCCAAAAGTCCCAGTTGTGATTGATCCTAGGCTAGCAAAGGTCTTACGTCCGCATCAA GTCCAGTTCCTCTACCGCTGCACTACTGGAATGATTGATAGAAACGCCCATGGTTGCATCATGGCAGACGGAATGGGGCTAGGAAAGACT CTTCAATGCATTTCTTTAATGTGGACACTTCTGAAGCAGTCCCCCGAGGCTGGAAAGACAACCATCCAGAAATGCATCATTGCATGCCCGTCGAGTTTGGTGGGTAATTGGGCCAATGAACTTG GCAAATGGCTTGGGAAAGATACTATCACTCCGTTCGCGGTGGATGGCAAAGCATCAAAAACAGAGCTCACAAGCCAGTTGAAACAATGGGCAATCTCCTCCGGCCGCTCTATCGTTAGACCGGTACTCATTGTTTCCTATGAAACACTGCGGATGTATGTCGATACTTTGAAGGATAGCCCGATTGGGCTGCTCCTCTGTGATGAAGGTCACAGATTGAAGAATAAAGAAAGTTTGACTTGGACAGCACTCAACAGTCTGAATGTGCAACGCCGAGTGATTCTGTCTGGGACGCCTATTCAGAACGACCTTTCAGAATATTTTGCACTTCTCAATTTCGCCAATCCAGACCTTCTTGGGTCGCAAAACGAATTTCGAAAGAGATTTGAGATACCCATCCTCAAGGGGCGAGATGCAGCAGGcacggaagaagacaggaagaAAGGCGATGAACGTCTGGCAGAGCTTTCCAGTATCGTTAACAAGTTTATCATTCGGCGGACAAACGACATTTTGTCCAAGTACTTGCCAGTCAAGTATGAACATGTTGTTTTCTGCAATCTTTCACAATTTCAACTGGACTTATACAAACATTTCATCGATAGTCCCGAGATCAAAAGTCTTCTCAGGGGCAAAGGCAGTCAGCCTCTGAAAGCGATCGGAATACTGAAAAAGCTCTGCAACCATCCAGACTTACTGAATCTTTCCACTGATCTTCCCGGGTGTGAGCACGCATTCCCTGATGATTATGTCCCTGTGGAAGCAAGGGGTCGAGACAGGGACGTCAGACCTTGGTATTCTGGGAAAATGATGGTGCTTGACCGGATGCTGGCGCGAATACGCCAGGATACAAATGACAAAATTGTTCTAATTAGCAATTATACACAAACACTCGATTTGTTTGAAAAGCTTTGCAGGTCAAGAGCATATGGTTGCCTGAGACTGGACGGTACGATGAACGTTAAGAAACGACAGAAGCTGGTCGACAAGTTCAACGACCCCGACGGCGAAGAGTTTGTAttccttctcagcagcaaagcCGGTGGGTGTGGTTTGAACTTGATCGGTGCTAATCGACTTGTTTTGTTCGATCCCGATTGGAACCCGGCAGCAGATCAGCAGGCACTCGCGCGAGTTTGGCGTGATGGTCAGAAGAAAGACTGTTTTGTCTACCGCTTCATTGCAACTGGGTCcattgaagagaagatcttccAACGTCAATCTCACAAACAGTCGCTTTCCTCCTGTGTGGTTGACTCCGCTGAGGATGTTGAACGACATTTTTCATTGGACTCACTACGTGAGCTTTTCCAATTCAAACCGGGAACTACGAGCGATACGCATGATACTTTCAAATGCAAAAGATGCAGAGCCGATGGGACTCAGTATATCAAGGCTCCAGCTATGCTTTACGGTGACACCAGTTCTTGGAATCATTTCGTGAACACGGGCGAGAAGGGGCCGCTCAACCAGATTCAAGACCTTTTGATTCGACAAGAGACTCAGGAGCGAGATGTCTCTGCGGTTTTCCAGTATATCAGTCATTGA
- a CDS encoding putative mitochondrial carrier protein (transcript_id=CADANIAT00003557), which yields MSADFWAGYISGAIGIIIGNPLDLIKVRLQASSSANGPVSPRQLTRFESTSSLVRGAAAPILGYGALNALLFVSYNRALMLLDRSVTDPTNPQNCALYKLWLAGALGGIASWTVSSPTEFIKCRAQLDACPGVSSWTVAKDIVRTRGWRGLYFAGGITCARDSIGYGFYFWSYEYCKRLMSSPDGEDTSNTALKVLFCGGIAGIVTWASVFPLDVIKTRLQASTIADYAEARPLLQAQTSKQTLGSFDLAREMYRAEGFKAFYRGIGVCSLRAFIVNAAQWATYEWLMRCFQDPTWYKSLETI from the exons ATGTCTGCAGACTTTTGGGCCGGCTATATTAGCGGCGCTATCGGTATAATCATTGGGAATCCCCTTGACCTAATTAAAGTTCGACTGCAAGCAAGCAGTTCTGCCAATGGCCCTGTATCACCTCGACAGTTGACTCGATTTGAGAGCACTAGTTCTCTTGTGCGAG GCGCTGCGGCTCCAATCCTTGGATATGGAGCTCTCAATGCACTACTCTTTGTGTCTTATAACCGGGCATTGATGCTCTTGGATAGATCAGTCACTGACCCCACCAACCCTCAAAATTGTGCTCTATATAAACTTTGGCTTGCTGGGGCCTTAGGCGGAATTGCCAGCTGGACAGTTTCCTCCCCAACAGAATTCATCAAATGCCGAGCACAGCTTGACGCTTGCCCGGGAGTCTCATCGTGGACAGTCGCCAAGGATATCGTTCGGACTCGCGGCTGGAGGGGATTATATTTTGCTGGTGGAATAACATGTGCTAGAGACTCTATAGGATACGGATTCTA CTTCTGGTCCTACGAATACTGCAAGAGGTTAATGTCCTCTCCCGATGGAGAAGATACGAGCAATACTGCCTTGAAGGTGCTTTTTTGCGGCGGCATTGCTGGAATAGTTACATGGGCTTCCGTCTTCCCGCTTGACGTTATTAAGACCCGTCTGCAAGCAAGTACGATTGCGGACTATGCTGAAGCACGCCCTTTATTACAAGCGCAGACCAGCAAACAGACGCTAGGTTCGTTCGACCTGGCAAGGGAGATGTATCGAGCGGAAGGCTTCAAAGCCTTTTATCGAGGCATTGGGGTATGCAGTTTAAGAGCCTTCATCGTAAATGCAGCCCAG TGGGCGACATATGAGTGGCTTATGAGATGTTTCCAAGACCCAACATGGTATAAGTCACTGGAAACTATATAA
- a CDS encoding putative C2H2 finger domain protein (transcript_id=CADANIAT00003559), whose amino-acid sequence MGAVRRTKTKRRTRFFRDYDQVRADVESSKHLAQYKATKDPEDLPGLGKHYCVECAKWFESDYNLVAHRKGKNHKRRLRLLREEPHSQKIAEAAVGLTTDNGPRRGDSDEMAMDS is encoded by the exons ATGGGAGCAGTGAGGAGAACAAAGACGAAGCGCAGGACCAG ATTTTTCAGAGATTATGATCAGGTCCGCGCGGATGTGGAAAGCTCGAAGCACCTTGCACAGTATAAGGCGACGAAAGACCCTGAAGACCTTCCCGGCCTAGGGAAACATTATTGCGTCGAATGCGCCAAATGGTTCGAGAGCGACTACAATTTGGTCGCTCATAGGAAGGGCAAAAACCACAAGAGAAG ACTTCGTCTACTACGTGAAGAACCCCATTCACAGAAGATCGCTGAGGCTGCTGTAGGCCTGACGACAGACAATGGCCCGCGCCGGGGGGATAGCGACGAAATGGCTATGGATAGCTAA
- the acoA gene encoding aconitate hydratase ACO1 (transcript_id=CADANIAT00003560): protein MITTRLARMGALAPKSRLLFGTRGMATVADLDKKVEMCNLEKGNYINYKKMSENLDVVRRRLTRPLTYAEKILYSHLDDPQNQDIERGKSYLKLRPDRVACQDATAQMAILQFMSAGMPSVATPTTVHCDHLIEAQLGGEKDLARANEINKEVYDFLASSTAKYNIGFWKPGSGIIHQIILENYAFPGGLMIGTDSHTPNAGGLAIAAIGVGGADAVDVMAGLPWELKAPKVIGVRLTGEMSGWTAPKDIILKVAGLLTVKGGTGAIIEYHGPGVNSLSATGMATICNMGAEIGATTSLFPFNDRMYDYLKATKRQQIGDFARSYAKDLREDEGAEYDQLIEINLSELEPHINGPFTPDLATPISQFKEAVKANGWPEELKVGLIGSCTNSSYEDMSRAASIAQDALDHGLKAKSIFTVTPGSEQIRATIERDGQLKTLEEFGGVILANACGPCIGQWDRKDVKKGTPNSIVSSYNRNFTGRNDANPATHAFVTSPDLVVALSIAGTLNFNPLTDTLKDKDGKEFKLKAPTGDGLPSRGYDPGRDTYQAPPTDRSSVDVAVSPSSDRLQLLAGFQPWDGKDATGIPILIKCQGKTTTDHISMAGPWLKYRGHLDNISNNMLIGAVNAENGEANKIKNVFTGEYGAVPATARDYKARGVKWVVIGDWNYGEGSSREHAALEPRHLGGLAIITRSFARIHETNLKKQGMLPLTFSDPADYDRIPPDATVDLLCTELAVDKPMTLRVHPKDGASFDVKLSHTFNESQIEWFKDGSALNTMARKSGN, encoded by the exons ATGATCACCACAAGGCTTGCGCGCATGGGTGCGCTG GCCCCTAAGTCCCGTCTT CTGTTCGGGACTCGGGGCATGGCCACCGTTGCCGACCTCGACAAGAAGGTCGAGATGTGCAATCTCGAAAAG GGCAACTACATCAACTACAA GAAGATGTCCGAGAACCTGGACGTTGTTCGCCGTCGTTTGACTCGTCCTCTCACATACGCCGAGAAGATTCTGTACTCTCACCTTGACGACCCCCAGAACCAGGACATCGAGCGTGGCAAGTCCTACCTCAAGCTCCGCCCTGACCGTGTTGCTTGCCAGGATGCCACCGCCCAGATGGCCATCCTGCAGTTCATGTCGGCTGGTATGCCGTCCGTCGCTACTCCCACCACCGTGCACTGTGATCACTTGATTGAGGCTCAGCTTGGTGGTGAGAAGGATCTTGCTCGCGCGAACGAGATCAACAAGGAGGTCTACGACTTCCTTGCCTCTTCGACTGCCAAGTACAACATTGGTTTCTGGAAGCCTGGCTCTGGTATCATTCACCAGATTATCCTTGAGAACTACGCCTTCCCCGGTGGTCTTATGATCGGTACCGATTCTCACACTCCTAACGCTGGTGGTCTTGCTATTGCTGCTattggtgttggtggtgccGATGCCGTCGATGTCATGGCTGGCCTTCCTTGGGAATTGAAGGCTCCCAAGGTCATCGGTGTTAGGCTCACTGGTGAGATGTCCGGCTGGACCGCTCCCAAGG ATATCATCCTCAAGGTCGCTGGTCTCCTGACTGTCAAGGGTGGTACTGGTGCCATCATTGAATACCACGGTCCTGGTGTCAACTCCCTCTCTGCCACTGGTATGGCCACCATCTGTAACATGGGTGCTGAGATTGGTGCCACCACCTCtctcttccccttcaacgACCGTATGTACGACTATCTGAAGGCTACCAAGCGTCAGCAGATTGGTGACTTCGCCCGCTCCTACGCCAAGGACCTACGCGAGGATGAGGGTGCTGAGTACGACCAGCTGATCGAGATCAACCTGTCCGAGCTCGAGCCCCACATCAACGGTCCCTTCACCCCTGACTTGGCTACTCCCATCTCTCAGTTCAAGGAGGCTGTCAAGGCCAACGGCTGGCCCGAGGAGCTCAAGGTCGGTTTGATTGGCTCTTGCACCAACTCTTCTTACGAGGACATGTCTCGTGCTGCTTCCATCGCCCAGGATGCTCTCGACCACGGTCTGAAGGCCAAGTCTATCTTCACTGTTACTCCTGGTTCCGAGCAGATTCGCGCTACCATTGAGCGTGACGGTCAGCTCAAGACCCTTGAGGAGTTCGGTGGTGTCATCCTGGCCAACGCCTGCGGTCCTTGCATTGGACAGTGGGACCGCAAGGATGTCAAGAAGGGTACTCCCAACTCCATTGTCTCTTCTTACAACCGTAACTTCACTGGTCGTAACGATGCCAACCCTGCTACTCACGCTTTCGTCACTTCCCCCGACCTTGTCGTTGCTCTGAGCATTGCTGGTACTCTCAACTTCAACCCCCTCACCGACACtctcaaggacaaggatggcaaggagTTCAAGCTTAAGGCCCCTACTGGTGACGGTCTCCCCAGCCGTGGCTACGACCCCGGCCGCGACACCTACCAGGCTCCTCCCACCGACCGCAGCAGTGTCGATGTTGCTGTTTCCCCCTCCAGTGACCGTCTTCAGCTCCTCGCTGGATTCCAGCCTTGGGACGGCAAGGATGCCACTGGCATTCCTATCCTGATCAAGTGCCAGGGCAAGACTACTACTGATCACATCTCCATGGCTGGCCCATGGCTCAAGTACCGTGGTCACCTTGACAACATCTCTAACAACATGCTGATCGGTGCCGTCAACGCTGAGAACGGCGAGGCCaacaagatcaagaacgTTTTCACTGGCGAGTATGGTGCTGTCCCCGCCACGGCTCGTGACTACAAGGCTCGTGGTGTTAAGTGGGTTGTTATCGGTGACTGGAACTACGGTGAGGGTAGCTCTCGTGAGCACGCTGCCCTTGAGCCCCGCCACCTTGGCGGtctcgccatcatcacccgCAGCTTTGCCCGTATT CACGAAACCAACCTTAAGAAGCAGGGTATGCTTCCCCTCACCTTCTCCGACCCTGCCGACTACGACCGCATCCCCCCCGACGCCACCGTCGACCTCCTCTGCACGGAACTCGCCGTTGACAAGCCCATGACCCTCCGTGTTCACCCCAAGGATGGTGCCTCCTTCGACGTCAAGCTCAGCCACACCTTCAACGAGTCCCAGATTGAGTGGTTCAAGGACGGTTCCGccctcaacaccatggcCCGCAAGTCTGGCAACTAA
- a CDS encoding putative metallo-beta-lactamase domain protein (transcript_id=CADANIAT00003561) → MAHLVPLPEVERLSASVVRVLGGNPGKFTLQGTNTYLIGQGPRRILIDTGEGKQSWAAHLKKVLSDENATVHQALITHWHHDHVGGIPDLLRLCPEVTIYKHQPGEGQVDIQDGQVFQVEGATLRAAHTPGHTVDHMVFVFEEENAIFTGDNVLGHGTAVFEDLKTYLDSLKRMQNRVSGRGYPGHGAVVENATAKIAEYIRHRQQREDEVIRVLRYGKLDVGDHERSPERKSWWTPLEIVKIIYTDVPENLHLPAANGVVQVLSKLEAEGKVIHDTDSDRWTLNTGKSAL, encoded by the exons ATGGCTCATCTAGTCCCATTACCTGAGGTCGAAAGGCTCAGTGCGTCGGTGGTGCGGGTTCTGGGAGGGAATCCCGGGAAG TTTACTCTACAAG GAACAAACACTTATCTGATCGGACAAGGGCCTCGTCGTATCCTTATTGACACCGGCGAAGGCAAGCAATCCTGGGCCGCGCATCTAAAAAAAGTGCTGTCGGATGAAAATGCGACAGTCCACCAGGCTCTTATAACGCACTGGCACCACGACCATGTTGGTGGTATTCCAGACTTACTCAGACTGTGCCCTGAAGTAACAATCTACAAGCATCAGCCCGGAGAAGGGCAGGTAGATATTCAGGATGGGCAAGTCTTTCAGGTTGAAGGAGCAACGCTAAGAGCCGCCCATACGCCAGGCCATACAGTTGATCATATGGTGTTTGTatttgaggaagagaatgccATTTTCACGGGTGATA ATGTTCTAGGCCATGGAACAGCAGTGTTTGAGGACCTAAAGACCTACCTCGATAGCCTGAAGCGAATGCAAAATCGGGTCTCAGGTCGAGGATACCCCGGTCATGGAGCAGTTGTCGAGAATGCTACAGCAAAGATCGCAGAGTATATACGGCACCGACAGCAGCGGGAGGACGAGGTGATCCGCGTGCTGCGGTACGGAAAACTAGACGTCGGCGATCACGAGCGCTCTCCGGAGCGGAAGTCGTGGTGGACTCCTCTCGAGATAGTGAAGATCATCTACACAGATGTTCCTGAAAACCTCCATCTCCCCGCTGCAAATGGGGTCGTACAGGTGCTAAGCAAGTTGGAAGCCGAAGGGAAGGTCATTCACGATACGGACTCCGACCGCTGGACCCTTAACACGGGCAAATCAGCTTTGTGA
- a CDS encoding alpha,alpha-trehalose-phosphate synthase tpsA (transcript_id=CADANIAT00003562): protein MPGVEKSSQNESRLLLVSNRLPITIKRSEDGKYDFSMSSGGLVSGLSGLSKTTTFQWYGWPGLEVPEEEIPTLKNRLKEEYNAIPVFIDDELADRHYNGFSNSILWPLFHYHPGEITFDESAWEAYKEANRLFAQAVASQVQDGDLIWVHDYHLMLLPEMLREEIGNTKKNIKIGFFLHTPFPSSEIYRILPVRNELLLGLLHCDLIGFHTYDYTRHFLSACSRLLGLPTTPNGIEFQGKIIACGAFPIGIDPEKFKEGLKKEKVQKRIATLEQKFQGVKLMVGVDRLDYIKGVPQKLHALEVFLSDHPEWVGKVVLVQVAVPSRQDVEEYQNLRAVVNELVGRINGKFGTVEFMPIHFLHKSVNFDELIALYAVSDACVVSSTRDGMNLVSYEYIATQEKRHGSLVLSEFAGAAQSLNGSIIVNPWNTEELAAAYHEAVTMSDEQRALNFSKLDKYVNKYTSAFWGQSFVTELTRISEQAAGKLPTKETPVNGETSKLETSSQ from the exons ATGCCCGGCGTTGAGAAATCCTCACAAAACGAATCGAGACTTCTTCTCGTTTCAAATCGGTTACCCATCACCATAAAGCGATCAGAAGATGGCAAATATGATTTTTCCATGTCATCAGGTGGCCTCGTTAGTGGTTTGAGTGGCTTATCGAAAACCACAACCTTCCAGTGGTACGGCTGGCCCGGTCTGGAGGTTCCGGAAGAGGAGATCCCGACTCTGAAGAACCGGTTAAAGGAAGAATATAACGCTATTCCGGTCTTTatcgatgatgagcttgcagACAGACACTACAATGGGTTTTCTA ACTCCATCCTTTGGCCACTTTTCCATTACCACCCCGGCGAAATCACATTCGACGAGTCTGCTTGGGAAGCTTATAAAGAGGCAAATCGTCTATTTGCACAGGCTGTTGCGAGCCAAGTTCAGGATGGCGACTTAATTTGGGTGCATGACTACCATTTGATGCTCCTACCTGAAATGCTCCGAGAAGAAATTGGAAACACCAAGAAAAACATCAAGATTGGTTTCTTCCTCCACACTCCATTCCCCAGCAGTGAAATTTACCGAATTCTGCCGGTACGAAACGAGCTATTGCTTGGACTTCTCCACTGTGACCTCATCGGTTTCCACACTTATGACTACACGAGACATTTCCTCAGTGCTTGCTCGCGGTTGCT GGGACTGCCAACCACTCCTAATGGGATAGAATTCCAGGGAAAGATAATCGCTTGCGGCGCTTTCCCTATTGGCATTGATCCGGAGAAATTCAAGGAAGgcttgaagaaagaaaaagtccAAAAGCGTATTGCAACTTTGGAGCAGAAATTCCAGGGCGTGAAGCTTATGGTAGGCGTTGACCGGCTGGATTATATCAAGGGCGTTCCTCAAAAGCTCCATGCCCTTGAAGTATTCCTGAGTGACCATCCTGAATGGGTGGGCAAGGTGGTTCTTGTCCAGGTCGCCGTTCCCAGTCGTCAAGATGTAGAAGAATACCAGAATTTGAGGGCTGTTGTGAACGAATTGGTGGGCAGGATAAACGGGAAATTTG GAACTGTCGAATTTATGCCGATCCATTTTCTCCACAAATCGGTGAATTTCGATGAACTCATTGCTCTCTACGCCGTGTCCGATGCATGCGTCGTTTCTTCCACCCGAGATGGAATGAACCTCGTTTCGTACGAGTACATCGCTACCCAGGAGAAGCGCCACGGGTCGTTAGTCCTGTCTGAATTTGCTGGTGCCGCCCAGAGTCTCAACGGAAGCATAATCGTTAACCCTTGGAATACTGAGGAGCTTGCAGCGGCTTACCATGAAGCCGTGACGATGAGTGATGAACAGCGAGCGCTTAACTTCTCGAAACTGGATAAATATGTCAACAAGTACACAAG TGCCTTTTGGGGTCAATCCTTTGTTACCGAATTGACAAGAATTTCGGAGCAAGCCGCAGGGAAACTTCCCACCAAAGAGACTCCTGTGAACGGAGAGACGTCAAAGCTAGAGACTTCGTCACAGTAG
- a CDS encoding uncharacterized protein (transcript_id=CADANIAT00003563) — MAPSHILRAIQPLRSSTMRSTFLLPTQTPAALQCNRPTFLASRFSTSPEIATQQQEEAKPSARPSTQPPSLREYPYTLKKGTVVSVGRMDRCVRVEHRHTIWDDYLRKSYPKVTTFMVSDPQNSLREGDVIEFSSGYPKSRRVHHVVERIIAPFGEAIEDRPPVLSRAERDAIRLKKRMAKAARREQRRVENGATQAQTSVHGQEHIGRIRRLVLERTAADTASVEASA, encoded by the coding sequence ATGGCACCTAGTCACATTTTACGGGCAATCCAGCCCTTACGATCCTCCACTATGCGGTCAACATTTCTCCTACCCACACAGACGCCCGCCGCTCTGCAATGCAACCGACCAACCTTCCTAGCCAGCAGATTCAGCACTTCCCCGGAGATAGCCACACAACAACAGGAAGAAGCTAAACCTAGCGCCCGACCCTCCACCCAACCTCCGTCTCTCCGCGAATACCCCTACactttgaagaagggaaCGGTTGTCTCCGTTGGTCGCATGGACCGTTGCGTTCGCGTTGAGCACCGTCATACGATCTGGGATGACTACTTGCGCAAGAGCTACCCTAAGGTCACTACGTTCATGGTTTCAGATCCTCAGAATTCTCTGCGCGAAGGTGACGTGATAGAATTCTCCTCCGGATACCCAAAAAGTCGTCGCGTACACCACGTCGTCGAGCGTATTATTGCCCCATTTGGCGAAGCTATTGAGGATAGACCGCCCGTTCTGTCAAGGGCAGAGAGGGATGCAATCCGCCTTAAGAAGCGAATGGCGAAAGCGGCACGCAGGGAGCAAAGGAGGGTTGAGAATGGCGCTACTCAAGCTCAGACCTCTGTACACGGACAAGAGCATATTGGGCGTATTCGTAGGCTAGTTCTGGAGAGGACAGCTGCAGACACTGCGAGTGTTGAAGCATCGGCTTAG